Part of the Paenibacillus sp. JNUCC32 genome is shown below.
CAATCGATGTCCTCGCTTTCATGCTGCTGACCAAGGGATTGTACAATATCTCCAAAGCTTCCACGGTCTTTTTTTGGTGTACCATTTGGATGAGTTTGCTGCTGCTGTATTATGCAGGGGAATTTCGTATTGAAAGATTAACCCCCTATATATTTAAAGACAGTTCCAACATGTTGGAAGGAATGTTTCAAATCTATTTGGCATACTTGGGTTATGAGTTATGCTTACTGTTGTTTCCCTATACCGATAAGAAAACCAAATTGTTCAGGGCCGTCATCTACGGAAATTTGATACGTTCGGTATCCTATACCCTCCTCGGCTTTGTTTCGTTTGGCGTCGTTGGCAGCGATATGCTGAAGGTCATGCTGTTCCCGTTACTGGATTTGCTGGCGTATATCAAACTTCCGTTTATCGAGCGAATCGAGAATCTTTTTTACGGCTTCTTCCTGTTCACGACCCTCATTACGCTAGTGCTTTATTTCTGGGCAGCGGGCGAAAGCACCCAACGTGTATTTCCAAAAATCAAGATGAATGTGCAGTATTTCTTTATCATTCTTGCAGCACTGCTGATATCCTACATACCCTCCGTATTGAACCGAATCCGGGAGTGGCTTCTGATTCTGGGTTACATCCAAATCGGGTTTGCTTACATCATGCCGTTGATACTAATTATGCTGCTGCTGTGGCAGCGCAGAAAAAGGCAGCGTGATGCGCAATGTTAAAAAAATATGCATGCTTGTTCCTACTCTTATGCATCCTTCCTCTAGCAGGCTGCGGCGATCAACGCATCCTGGAAGATCTGGGGTTCATCCAGACGACCAGTTATGACTTGCTGCCGGATGGCAATTTATCGATATCGGTCTCCATTCCGCAAGCGGACCCGGAAACTACCTCTAAGCGGGAAGTGCTGACGGCAACGGCCAAGAGCAGCAAAGAAGCGAAGATGATTATGTCC
Proteins encoded:
- a CDS encoding GerAB/ArcD/ProY family transporter gives rise to the protein MKEKLSQFHTAILIYMIQTGVYVFSITQVEAQYFGTNGWLITIPASILVCLNIYQMYWVYRLGEGQSIFVILEKSIPKFILAPFYLAISTVWALIGCLVAKQYVLIFQMFAFPTTNPMVFKIAIDVLAFMLLTKGLYNISKASTVFFWCTIWMSLLLLYYAGEFRIERLTPYIFKDSSNMLEGMFQIYLAYLGYELCLLLFPYTDKKTKLFRAVIYGNLIRSVSYTLLGFVSFGVVGSDMLKVMLFPLLDLLAYIKLPFIERIENLFYGFFLFTTLITLVLYFWAAGESTQRVFPKIKMNVQYFFIILAALLISYIPSVLNRIREWLLILGYIQIGFAYIMPLILIMLLLWQRRKRQRDAQC